The following proteins are co-located in the uncultured Draconibacterium sp. genome:
- a CDS encoding 4-hydroxy-3-methylbut-2-enyl diphosphate reductase, translated as MIVEIDRRSGFCFGVINAIKAAEDELKESNQLYCLGDIVHNGMEVDRLEKMGLKSITNEEYFTLKNCKVLIRAHGEPPETYSYAEENNIELIDATCPVVLTLQEKVKRSYTQNVKQEGQVVIYGKKGHAEIVGLNGQTNHNAIIIESVDDVKKIDMNRPVSLYSQTTKRIEDFHEIAKTVKESIKPGLPVEIKDTICRQVSNRVPNLKEFATRYDLILFVAGQKSSNGQYLFTICKEVNDATYRISKTDEIEKSWFAGIESVGICGATSTPNWLMEEVADWVKTNIE; from the coding sequence ATGATTGTTGAAATTGACAGACGATCGGGGTTTTGTTTTGGCGTAATTAATGCCATAAAAGCCGCCGAAGACGAACTAAAAGAGTCGAACCAATTGTATTGTTTAGGCGACATTGTTCACAACGGTATGGAAGTAGACCGTCTGGAAAAAATGGGACTTAAATCAATTACAAACGAAGAATATTTTACCTTAAAAAACTGCAAAGTTCTGATTCGTGCACACGGCGAACCACCCGAAACGTATTCATATGCCGAAGAAAACAACATCGAATTAATTGATGCTACCTGCCCGGTGGTGCTTACACTTCAGGAAAAAGTGAAACGATCGTACACGCAAAATGTAAAACAGGAAGGACAGGTTGTTATTTACGGGAAAAAAGGGCATGCAGAAATCGTTGGTTTAAACGGACAAACAAACCACAATGCAATTATTATTGAAAGTGTTGACGATGTAAAAAAGATTGACATGAACCGCCCTGTTTCGCTTTATTCGCAGACAACAAAACGAATCGAGGATTTTCATGAAATAGCCAAAACGGTAAAAGAGAGTATTAAACCAGGCCTACCGGTTGAAATTAAAGATACCATTTGCCGGCAGGTTTCAAACCGTGTTCCCAATCTGAAGGAGTTTGCAACCCGCTATGATTTAATTCTTTTTGTGGCCGGCCAAAAAAGCTCAAACGGACAATACTTATTCACCATTTGCAAAGAAGTGAACGATGCCACATATCGTATTTCAAAAACCGACGAAATTGAAAAATCCTGGTTCGCGGGAATTGAATCGGTAGGGATTTGTGGTGCAACTTCAACACCAAACTGGTTAATGGAGGAAGTGGCCGATTGGGTAAAAACAAATATTGAATAA